A DNA window from Candidatus Cloacimonadota bacterium contains the following coding sequences:
- the nuoE gene encoding NADH-quinone oxidoreductase subunit NuoE, translating into MDKDLTQLDAMIEKYRGKPGVLIPLLQEAQHLFGYLSKDVMRYLAREMGIPAADIYGVATFYSIFKLKPQGKHIIRVCKGTACHVSDADSIKDALISALKLEEGADTTSDMNFTLVEVACLGCCSLAPVIMIDDTTYGKLSPEAIPAILERYSFVEEQ; encoded by the coding sequence ATGGATAAAGACCTCACACAGCTGGACGCAATGATCGAAAAATACCGGGGTAAACCCGGAGTCCTGATCCCTCTCCTGCAGGAAGCACAGCACCTGTTCGGCTATCTTTCCAAAGATGTTATGCGTTACCTCGCCCGGGAAATGGGTATACCCGCTGCAGATATCTACGGAGTAGCCACCTTTTACTCGATATTCAAACTGAAGCCTCAGGGAAAGCACATCATCAGGGTCTGTAAAGGCACAGCCTGCCATGTTTCAGATGCTGACAGCATCAAAGATGCGCTGATTTCCGCTTTGAAACTGGAAGAAGGCGCAGATACCACCAGTGACATGAACTTTACTTTGGTAGAAGTAGCGTGTCTGGGCTGTTGTTCCCTGGCTCCGGTGATTATGATAGATGACACTACCTATGGAAAATTGAGTCCCGAAGCCATACCGGCCATTTTGGAGCGTTACTCTTTCGTGGAGGAGCAATGA
- a CDS encoding ABC transporter ATP-binding protein produces MEIIRTISMVKDYDLGKVKVRALNGIDVSISSGEFVAIMGPSGSGKSTLMHIIGCLDRPSAGEYYLDSDLVSKLPKKALAGIRNRKIGFVFQSFNLLPHLSILKNVELPLMYSGVSARKRRAKALEILDGVGLSDRLKHKPNELSGGQRQRVAIARAIVNDPSILLADEPTGNLDSQAGGDILEIFANLHRAGNTVIMVTHDPTVASRADRIIKIKDGLVDNGDLAE; encoded by the coding sequence ATGGAAATCATCAGAACCATCTCTATGGTCAAGGATTATGACCTTGGAAAAGTAAAAGTAAGAGCATTGAACGGGATTGACGTCAGCATCTCTTCCGGGGAGTTTGTCGCCATAATGGGGCCTTCAGGATCAGGTAAAAGCACATTGATGCACATTATCGGCTGTTTGGACAGACCCAGTGCGGGAGAGTATTATCTGGATTCGGATCTTGTGAGTAAACTCCCTAAAAAGGCTCTGGCGGGCATCCGTAATCGCAAGATAGGTTTTGTGTTTCAGTCTTTTAACCTCTTGCCTCACCTGAGTATCCTGAAGAATGTAGAATTGCCCTTGATGTATTCTGGAGTCTCAGCGCGAAAGCGTCGTGCGAAAGCCTTGGAAATATTGGATGGTGTAGGACTCTCTGATCGTCTGAAACATAAACCCAATGAGCTTTCTGGGGGGCAGCGGCAGCGCGTGGCGATCGCCCGCGCTATTGTGAACGATCCCTCAATTCTCCTGGCAGACGAACCTACCGGAAACCTGGATTCTCAGGCTGGTGGAGATATCCTGGAAATCTTTGCAAATCTGCACAGGGCCGGCAATACGGTGATCATGGTTACCCACGATCCAACTGTGGCAAGCCGGGCAGACCGTATTATAAAAATCAAGGACGGACTGGTGGATAATGGCGATCTCGCTGAGTGA
- a CDS encoding ABC transporter permease → MAISLSESLHIGISDIMTRKVRSLVTILGIVLGVMCIMVVLAILSGMNATTLSWMEESGGINKIEVGRNWDYDFSKGGYASLDIYEVNRIRELIPEAKAMNPTINLWDSQLSFKGTTYDGPCLGVMPDFQIAENWYIDKGRFINNLDVRESSNAIVLGSSVARDLFAGKDPLGQNVSVNGVVFRVIGIMTEKVWMNESGGMWSGNVMEYLNQRSFIPISVAMNKFGGDNKVDQIQVIAHNPEQALALQQKLKGILLNIKRGKEVFHVSSAKEDMMQMEQNAKIFSMIFVLIGVISLLVGGIVIMNIMLASIKERTREIGVRIAVGARRFDIFIQFLVQTVLVTGMGGLLGIILGYSILDMVGKFLQMPLIANPSMIMTSLLVSVGVGLVFGIAPAIKAGNLDPVVALREE, encoded by the coding sequence ATGGCGATCTCGCTGAGTGAATCACTGCACATCGGAATCTCCGATATCATGACGCGTAAAGTGCGCAGCTTGGTGACCATTCTGGGCATAGTGCTGGGTGTGATGTGCATCATGGTGGTCTTGGCGATCTTAAGCGGGATGAACGCCACAACGCTCAGTTGGATGGAGGAAAGCGGAGGTATAAACAAGATTGAGGTGGGCAGGAATTGGGATTATGACTTCAGCAAAGGGGGATATGCCTCTCTGGATATCTATGAGGTGAACCGCATCCGGGAATTGATTCCCGAAGCTAAAGCGATGAATCCCACGATAAATCTTTGGGACTCTCAATTGAGTTTCAAGGGCACTACATACGACGGCCCCTGCCTGGGTGTGATGCCGGATTTTCAGATAGCGGAAAACTGGTATATAGATAAAGGAAGATTCATCAATAATCTGGATGTGCGAGAAAGCAGTAATGCAATCGTGCTGGGTTCCTCCGTAGCGCGTGATCTCTTTGCCGGTAAAGATCCTCTGGGGCAAAATGTTAGCGTGAATGGAGTGGTGTTTCGGGTGATCGGCATCATGACTGAGAAAGTGTGGATGAACGAATCTGGCGGTATGTGGAGCGGCAACGTGATGGAATACCTGAATCAGCGCAGTTTCATTCCGATATCGGTGGCAATGAATAAGTTTGGCGGCGATAATAAAGTGGACCAGATTCAGGTAATAGCACACAATCCCGAGCAAGCATTGGCCCTTCAACAAAAGCTGAAAGGCATATTACTCAATATCAAGCGTGGGAAAGAGGTGTTTCATGTCTCATCGGCAAAGGAAGATATGATGCAGATGGAGCAGAACGCAAAAATCTTCAGCATGATCTTTGTGCTGATCGGTGTGATCTCCCTGTTGGTCGGCGGAATCGTGATTATGAACATAATGCTGGCCTCCATCAAGGAACGCACGCGGGAGATTGGGGTCAGGATCGCCGTAGGAGCGCGCAGATTCGACATCTTCATCCAGTTTCTGGTACAAACTGTATTGGTAACCGGTATGGGAGGTCTATTGGGAATAATCTTGGGATACTCCATTCTGGATATGGTAGGCAAGTTTTTACAGATGCCCTTGATAGCAAATCCCTCGATGATAATGACATCATTGTTGGTCTCGGTGGGAGTGGGGCTGGTGTTTGGAATTGCCCCTGCCATCAAAGCAGGAAATCTGGATCCTGTTGTAGCCTTGAGGGAGGAATGA
- a CDS encoding YihY family inner membrane protein — MGKKKRSGKSFVYNILSAIWRKLVVSLYRIWLNISNPIRRKKLWKKSSSFVSLVINCSIKKRIPREAGSLAYVTILGFIPFITFIVMIAPDLPFLNLKDKIADVVAKNFIPGSAEAVMDMINEMIARRMGLNIMVFAILLISSYLLFNNIRATFDSILSTHARENPDILAQFVKFFGTLVFGFIILVLLFSSSSLPIISRLVKLKIFTWLMFILPFVTQFMALYFLYKLLPTARIKQRSLIVGTFWTTVIWSLIKTFFDYYIYNITSYQAVYGVLAALPIFLFWIYVNWLIILGGIVLVSVIDKDVREEVIQKKPEQVVKVTLEMYSDSKLNNRLETYINKKDIKDLVDQFDEDGIHE; from the coding sequence ATGGGAAAGAAGAAACGAAGCGGAAAGTCATTTGTGTACAATATCTTAAGTGCAATCTGGCGTAAGCTCGTAGTTAGTTTGTACCGCATCTGGCTGAATATCAGCAATCCCATCCGGCGCAAGAAGTTGTGGAAGAAATCCAGCAGCTTCGTCTCCCTGGTGATAAACTGCAGCATCAAGAAACGGATCCCGCGGGAAGCTGGTAGCCTGGCCTATGTAACGATTTTGGGATTCATTCCCTTTATTACCTTTATCGTGATGATTGCTCCTGATCTGCCCTTTCTGAACCTGAAAGACAAGATTGCAGACGTGGTGGCAAAGAACTTCATTCCAGGCTCGGCAGAAGCGGTGATGGATATGATCAATGAGATGATCGCTCGGAGGATGGGGCTAAACATCATGGTCTTTGCCATCCTGCTGATATCCTCGTATCTGCTGTTCAATAATATTCGAGCCACTTTCGACAGCATCCTCAGCACTCATGCGCGGGAGAATCCCGATATTCTGGCTCAGTTTGTGAAGTTCTTTGGCACGCTTGTCTTTGGTTTCATTATCTTGGTACTGCTGTTTTCCAGCTCCTCTTTACCTATCATTTCGCGTTTGGTAAAGCTGAAGATATTCACCTGGCTGATGTTTATCCTGCCTTTTGTAACTCAGTTTATGGCGCTATATTTCCTCTATAAGCTCCTGCCCACTGCACGTATCAAACAGCGAAGCCTGATCGTGGGGACATTCTGGACTACCGTTATTTGGTCCCTGATCAAGACGTTTTTTGATTATTATATCTATAATATCACCAGTTATCAAGCCGTTTATGGCGTGCTGGCAGCTTTACCGATCTTCCTTTTCTGGATCTATGTAAACTGGCTAATCATTCTGGGGGGCATAGTCTTGGTGAGTGTTATCGATAAAGATGTGCGTGAAGAGGTGATTCAGAAAAAACCGGAACAAGTGGTAAAGGTAACCTTGGAGATGTACAGCGACAGTAAACTGAACAATCGCTTGGAAACATATATAAACAAGAAAGATATAAAAGATTTAGTCGATCAATTCGACGAGGATGGAATTCATGAATAA
- the purH gene encoding bifunctional phosphoribosylaminoimidazolecarboxamide formyltransferase/IMP cyclohydrolase, with translation MNKYALISVSDKTGIEILAMGLENLGYTILSTSRTAKHLRQFCNSLVEVSDYTGFPEILDGRVKTLHPKIHGAILADRNKESHLRSLKEHDIGQIDIVVVNLYPFAEVRMEENSSHEQIIENIDIGGPSLIRAAAKNYRNVTVLCDYRDYEPTLEHLKQDSQIPECWSSYLAQKAFAMVSNYDAVIADYLEDFRSETVPEESMPPFIDISANKHQSLRYGENPHQKAAFYTCHPDGWNVLHGKELSFNNIMDIDASLKAIRLFKDPTVIIIKHCNPCGIGSGSNLSEAYRNAFATDTVAPYGGIVVVNRRLDLETAVMINRIFTEIIIAPGYEKGVLDVLMKKKSRRLISYEPSFLIKASNRYEIKTMQWGYLAQEWDLVAEDIGSWKVVTQRQPSSEEFDAMVYGWKAVALLKSNAIALAYPNQIVGFGIGQTSRIDSTSIAIWKANKFKHELSKAVCASDGFFPYRDSIDELYQAGVKAVIQPGGSKGDEECIQACDELDMTMVFTGYRHFRH, from the coding sequence ATGAATAAATACGCACTTATCAGCGTATCAGATAAAACTGGAATTGAGATTCTGGCCATGGGACTGGAAAACTTGGGCTATACGATTCTCTCTACCTCACGTACCGCCAAGCATCTAAGGCAGTTCTGCAATTCATTGGTGGAAGTGAGCGATTACACCGGCTTTCCGGAGATTCTGGACGGTAGAGTAAAGACCCTGCATCCCAAGATTCACGGTGCGATCCTGGCGGATCGGAATAAAGAGAGCCATTTGCGCAGCCTGAAAGAACACGATATAGGACAGATCGATATTGTGGTAGTGAACCTCTATCCCTTTGCCGAAGTGAGGATGGAGGAGAACAGCAGTCACGAACAGATCATAGAAAACATCGATATCGGGGGGCCCAGCTTGATCAGGGCTGCCGCAAAGAATTACCGCAATGTAACCGTGCTCTGTGACTATCGTGACTATGAGCCGACTCTGGAGCATCTGAAGCAAGATAGCCAGATCCCGGAGTGCTGGAGCAGTTATTTAGCGCAAAAGGCCTTTGCTATGGTGAGCAATTACGATGCTGTGATCGCTGATTATCTGGAAGACTTCCGCAGCGAAACCGTTCCGGAAGAGAGCATGCCTCCATTTATCGACATCAGCGCAAACAAGCATCAATCCCTGCGTTACGGCGAGAACCCACATCAGAAGGCTGCATTCTACACCTGTCACCCTGATGGCTGGAATGTATTGCACGGCAAGGAACTATCTTTCAACAACATTATGGATATCGATGCTTCTCTGAAGGCGATACGCTTGTTCAAGGATCCTACTGTAATCATCATCAAACACTGCAATCCTTGTGGCATAGGCAGTGGTAGCAATCTCTCCGAGGCATACCGGAACGCTTTTGCAACAGATACAGTAGCTCCCTATGGCGGCATTGTGGTGGTAAACAGGCGCTTGGATTTGGAAACCGCCGTGATGATAAACCGCATCTTCACCGAGATCATCATCGCACCTGGTTATGAGAAGGGAGTGCTGGATGTCCTGATGAAAAAGAAGAGTCGCCGTTTGATCTCTTACGAGCCTTCTTTCTTGATCAAAGCCTCAAACCGGTATGAGATCAAGACCATGCAGTGGGGTTATTTGGCCCAGGAGTGGGACTTGGTGGCGGAAGACATCGGATCCTGGAAGGTGGTGACTCAGCGACAGCCCTCTTCGGAAGAATTTGACGCCATGGTGTATGGCTGGAAGGCTGTAGCACTCTTGAAATCCAATGCCATAGCCCTGGCTTATCCCAATCAGATAGTAGGCTTTGGCATAGGACAGACCAGCCGCATAGACAGCACATCGATCGCGATATGGAAAGCTAATAAATTCAAACACGAACTCAGTAAAGCCGTATGCGCTTCAGATGGCTTTTTTCCCTATCGAGACAGCATCGATGAGCTGTATCAGGCGGGTGTGAAAGCGGTGATACAACCCGGTGGCTCCAAAGGTGATGAAGAATGCATTCAGGCCTGCGATGAGCTTGATATGACGATGGTATTTACCGGATATCGACACTTTAGACATTAA
- the sppA gene encoding signal peptide peptidase SppA, with product MSTRKIIMIVVAVLIVLIALSFWTGKQISKISQVGVPVTPVEAGSWLHLNPGAYIPEYSEILPFNIFGMKEMNSMQGLVAKIRNAKSDKRIDGILIEPMGLQVSYATLHELELAIQDFKTSGKPVVAFGDMMNQGDYLLASFADEIYMEPSASAGLMLTGSSANITFYKEVFDKIGVKMHVIQAGEFKGAGEPYSQTSLSEGTRANIAEVISDRFNLLTDGIAKRRNITNDDVLAVYNNREDFFISADQALQMKLIDKAEPRRALIDKYAIDKDKLVSTSSYSVRSTASKNALVAVVYLEGNIMGSTGSMGQSIISHAKVSKIVESIEADPAVKAVVVRVNSPGGSALESEYIYQELKRLNDKIPVVISMGGTAASGGYYISCAGQYIYADPGTLTGSIGVIMMLPEATELSRKIGVRSQTIKYGKYAGALNPLEPYPADLLASLKRDSQGTYNEFKDRVMSARNISPEKINSIAEGRVYSAEDAMALNLVDEIGSLDAAIAKAAQLAGLQDYSSRNFPRKKSLLELMKDIEFMNMQLKNLLKHSEWNLEELAEAIMAKIELQEWLYLMPIKVD from the coding sequence ATGAGCACCAGAAAGATTATCATGATCGTAGTAGCAGTATTGATCGTACTGATTGCCCTTTCCTTTTGGACGGGCAAGCAGATTAGTAAAATAAGCCAGGTAGGCGTTCCAGTCACCCCTGTAGAAGCCGGAAGCTGGTTACACTTGAATCCCGGAGCATACATCCCTGAATACAGCGAGATATTACCCTTCAATATCTTTGGTATGAAGGAGATGAACAGTATGCAGGGATTGGTGGCCAAGATTCGTAACGCCAAAAGCGACAAGCGTATAGACGGTATCCTGATCGAGCCCATGGGCCTACAGGTCTCCTATGCCACTTTGCACGAACTGGAACTGGCAATACAGGACTTCAAGACCAGCGGCAAGCCCGTGGTGGCTTTTGGCGATATGATGAACCAGGGAGACTATCTGCTGGCCAGCTTTGCTGACGAGATATACATGGAACCCTCGGCTTCCGCAGGATTGATGCTTACCGGCAGCTCTGCCAACATCACTTTCTACAAGGAAGTCTTCGACAAAATCGGCGTGAAGATGCATGTGATCCAAGCCGGTGAGTTCAAAGGTGCTGGAGAGCCCTACAGTCAGACCTCTCTTTCTGAAGGAACCCGTGCCAATATCGCCGAGGTAATATCAGATCGCTTCAACCTGCTTACAGATGGCATTGCAAAACGTAGAAACATCACAAATGACGATGTTTTGGCAGTTTATAACAACCGTGAGGACTTCTTTATCTCTGCCGATCAAGCTCTACAGATGAAGCTGATTGACAAAGCTGAACCGCGCCGTGCCCTCATCGATAAATACGCAATCGACAAGGACAAGCTGGTAAGCACTTCATCCTATAGTGTGCGCTCTACCGCCAGCAAAAACGCTCTGGTGGCAGTAGTATATCTGGAAGGTAACATCATGGGCAGCACCGGTTCAATGGGTCAAAGCATCATCTCTCACGCAAAAGTAAGTAAGATTGTAGAGAGCATCGAAGCAGACCCTGCAGTAAAAGCGGTGGTGGTTAGAGTAAACAGTCCTGGCGGCAGTGCCTTGGAAAGTGAGTATATCTATCAGGAACTCAAGCGCTTGAACGACAAGATTCCCGTGGTGATATCCATGGGCGGAACAGCGGCGTCCGGAGGTTACTACATCTCCTGTGCTGGTCAATATATCTATGCTGATCCAGGTACCCTGACCGGTTCGATCGGAGTAATAATGATGCTGCCCGAAGCCACCGAACTCAGCCGTAAAATCGGCGTGCGTTCGCAAACCATCAAATACGGTAAATATGCCGGAGCACTAAACCCGTTGGAACCCTATCCCGCTGATCTCCTGGCTTCACTCAAACGCGATTCACAGGGCACATACAATGAATTTAAAGACCGCGTGATGAGTGCCAGAAACATCAGTCCTGAAAAGATTAACAGCATTGCTGAAGGTAGAGTTTACAGTGCAGAAGACGCTATGGCTTTAAACCTGGTGGATGAGATCGGTTCTTTGGATGCCGCCATTGCCAAAGCCGCACAACTGGCCGGGCTTCAAGACTATAGTTCCAGGAACTTCCCCCGCAAGAAATCCCTCCTGGAACTGATGAAAGACATTGAATTTATGAATATGCAATTGAAGAATCTTCTGAAGCACAGCGAATGGAATCTGGAAGAACTGGCAGAGGCCATAATGGCGAAGATTGAGCTACAGGAATGGCTATATCTGATGCCGATCAAGGTCGACTAG
- a CDS encoding Rne/Rng family ribonuclease — MRKNSVNTEIIVNVHPLEKRVAILEDNRLVELFIERKDRQNPVGNIYKGIVKDVLPGMGAAFIEIGLERTAFLHYSDIVLDFLEIYEDEKPRKRPNPADSSQIGKLLKPGQEIVVQVHKGPIGSKGARLTGQISVPGKFLVLFPNKNKIAISRKIFSQSERSRIRNILADVKDPAYGLIVRTEADGADEDDIRNEYKALAKTWRLIEKQLQFAKAPVCVFEENALENFLIRDLFGEHVDRLVIDDNGFYNNILHQLEDISADLIPSVELYKEDSPIFDAWSIEKKIETIFHSRIYLPSGGNIKIEQTEALVAIDINTGSFTGKSHYDETVRKTNLEAAAEAARQIRLRDLSGVIVIDFIDMTDDKFKAEVLDILRKGLRRDRAKNKVYPFTDLGMVQVTRKRMRATIMANFSEPCPFCNGSGRIISKDAVTMRIYRWLVRSEYFIRNKNLRIMVNPELLNHIKVHNEEFINYRDQIDFAEDSAIRVDQFKVFSLPGMEDVTSKYS; from the coding sequence ATGCGTAAAAACAGTGTAAACACAGAAATCATTGTAAATGTGCATCCCTTGGAAAAGCGAGTAGCGATCCTGGAGGACAACCGACTGGTCGAGCTTTTTATAGAGCGCAAAGACCGCCAAAACCCAGTGGGAAACATCTATAAGGGCATAGTGAAGGATGTCCTGCCGGGCATGGGCGCCGCTTTCATCGAGATTGGCCTGGAACGCACGGCATTCCTGCATTACAGCGATATCGTATTGGACTTTCTGGAAATCTATGAGGACGAAAAGCCCCGTAAACGCCCCAATCCTGCCGATAGCTCTCAGATAGGGAAGTTGTTGAAACCGGGACAAGAGATTGTGGTGCAAGTGCATAAGGGACCTATTGGCTCCAAAGGCGCTCGACTTACCGGCCAGATTTCCGTCCCCGGAAAGTTCCTCGTTCTATTTCCCAATAAAAACAAGATTGCCATCTCGCGGAAAATTTTCTCACAGAGTGAACGCTCCCGCATCCGAAACATTCTTGCCGATGTGAAAGACCCAGCTTACGGATTGATAGTTCGCACTGAAGCAGATGGTGCAGATGAGGACGATATCCGTAATGAATACAAGGCTTTGGCCAAGACCTGGCGCCTCATCGAAAAGCAACTGCAATTCGCTAAAGCTCCGGTCTGTGTATTTGAAGAAAACGCTCTGGAAAACTTCCTGATCCGCGATCTCTTCGGTGAGCACGTTGATCGCCTCGTGATAGATGATAATGGCTTTTACAATAATATCTTACATCAATTGGAGGATATCTCTGCGGATCTGATCCCGTCTGTGGAGCTTTACAAGGAAGACAGCCCAATATTCGACGCCTGGTCCATAGAAAAGAAGATCGAGACCATTTTCCACTCCCGCATATATCTACCCTCTGGCGGCAATATCAAGATCGAGCAGACAGAAGCCCTGGTGGCCATCGACATCAATACAGGCAGTTTCACCGGCAAAAGCCACTACGATGAAACCGTGCGCAAAACAAATCTGGAAGCCGCTGCCGAAGCTGCCCGGCAAATCCGCCTGCGTGACCTATCCGGGGTTATCGTGATCGACTTCATAGACATGACAGACGATAAGTTCAAAGCTGAAGTGCTGGATATATTACGAAAAGGGCTCCGGCGGGATCGCGCCAAAAACAAGGTGTATCCTTTTACTGATCTGGGTATGGTGCAAGTGACCCGTAAACGCATGCGCGCCACTATTATGGCAAACTTCTCTGAACCCTGTCCCTTCTGTAACGGCAGTGGTCGCATCATCAGCAAAGATGCCGTGACCATGCGTATTTATCGCTGGCTGGTTCGCAGCGAGTACTTCATTCGCAATAAAAACCTGCGCATCATGGTGAATCCCGAGTTGCTGAATCACATCAAGGTACACAACGAGGAATTCATCAATTATCGGGATCAGATAGATTTTGCCGAAGACAGTGCGATAAGAGTAGATCAATTCAAGGTTTTCAGCTTACCAGGCATGGAGGATGTAACCTCGAAGTATTCTTGA
- a CDS encoding D-alanyl-D-alanine carboxypeptidase family protein, with protein sequence MAIIILPCLAGTSGMVPTEVEDVPISSPAPAVEPVSKSLLMGRFKPAENTDFELIHSYNYYPGMYLHKRTKAALDSLVAAAARDDIFLNLVSATWSFDLQKTIWERKIKLHGGQHFESLDEDRKRSIITEILKSSSMPTTSRHHWGTDVDFCSVELSFWDSPIGKRNLQWLQNNATSYGFNIVYSSDREGGYSYEPWHWTYLPLSRHYLQEYLRQVSYDDITGFTGAEFARDFDVINEYVANVSPSLLP encoded by the coding sequence TTGGCAATAATAATTTTGCCCTGCTTGGCCGGAACAAGCGGCATGGTTCCCACAGAAGTAGAAGATGTCCCGATTTCCAGCCCGGCACCTGCTGTGGAACCAGTCTCAAAATCACTGCTTATGGGCAGGTTCAAACCCGCGGAGAATACCGATTTTGAGCTCATCCACAGTTACAACTATTATCCCGGAATGTATCTGCATAAACGCACAAAGGCAGCGCTGGATTCGTTGGTTGCTGCTGCCGCAAGGGACGATATCTTTTTAAATCTGGTCTCCGCTACCTGGAGTTTCGATCTCCAAAAGACTATCTGGGAACGAAAGATCAAACTGCATGGTGGACAACACTTTGAGAGCTTGGATGAGGATCGCAAACGAAGTATCATCACAGAGATCCTCAAAAGTTCATCCATGCCTACCACATCCCGCCATCACTGGGGCACAGATGTAGATTTCTGCTCAGTTGAGCTCTCTTTTTGGGATAGTCCCATTGGCAAACGAAACTTACAATGGCTACAAAACAACGCCACAAGCTATGGATTTAATATAGTTTACAGCTCTGATCGAGAAGGTGGCTATAGCTATGAACCCTGGCATTGGACTTATCTTCCCCTATCCCGCCATTATTTGCAAGAATATCTCAGACAGGTAAGTTACGATGACATCACGGGTTTTACCGGAGCGGAGTTTGCTCGGGATTTCGATGTTATCAACGAATATGTGGCAAATGTGTCGCCTTCCCTCCTACCTTAG
- the rmuC gene encoding DNA recombination protein RmuC, whose translation MEYIIIGLLAISIILMTIILRRLPQDQKQELTLLKAELEMLSRTLKDESHSLRQDLLKLNTDNRLELASQIKNFSDSQLKIAGDSRTELSTSLSALSKLMNEDSAKNRAELGKSLDNLTESLSKKFGDLSNLSSEQSEKLKKSVEDRLEMIRNGNENKLEEMRKTVDEKLHASLEKRLGESFNQVSKQLEAVHKGLGEMRNLATGVGDLKKALIGVKTRGVLGELQLENILEDILTTGQYEKNYKPNKRSDAMVEFAIALPGRDDDNSRVYLPIDAKFPIEDYHKLVDAYESGNVDSISIYQKAVVNRIKSSAKDIRDKYINPPVTTDFALLFLPFESLYAEVLRIPGLFELIMRDYSVILCGPTTISALLNSLQVGFKTLAIQKKSSEVWKTLAEVKKQFGLFGEVLDKTRKKIDEAGRELDNASHRSRQIVKKLRNVEELPESSKPALSELVYDVDDEDEA comes from the coding sequence ATGGAATACATTATAATAGGTCTATTGGCCATCAGCATAATCCTAATGACAATCATACTCCGACGCCTACCCCAGGATCAGAAGCAAGAACTTACGCTTCTAAAGGCAGAACTGGAGATGCTTTCCCGCACCTTGAAAGACGAAAGCCACAGCCTCAGGCAAGACCTTCTAAAGCTGAATACAGACAATCGCCTCGAGCTTGCTTCCCAGATCAAAAACTTCAGCGACAGCCAATTGAAAATCGCCGGAGATTCCCGCACAGAACTGAGTACGAGCCTTTCCGCCTTGAGCAAACTGATGAATGAAGATTCCGCCAAAAACCGCGCCGAACTTGGGAAATCCCTGGATAATCTCACCGAAAGCTTGAGCAAAAAGTTCGGTGATCTCAGCAACCTGAGTAGTGAACAATCCGAAAAGCTCAAAAAGAGCGTAGAAGACCGTCTGGAGATGATCCGCAACGGTAATGAGAACAAGCTGGAGGAGATGCGCAAGACCGTGGATGAAAAGCTGCACGCATCGCTGGAAAAGCGCTTGGGAGAATCCTTTAACCAAGTAAGCAAACAGCTGGAAGCCGTTCATAAAGGCTTGGGGGAAATGCGCAATCTTGCCACCGGCGTGGGGGACTTGAAGAAAGCTCTGATCGGAGTGAAAACCCGCGGTGTATTGGGCGAATTGCAACTGGAAAACATCCTGGAAGATATCCTCACTACCGGGCAGTATGAAAAGAACTACAAACCCAATAAACGCAGTGATGCTATGGTAGAATTTGCCATTGCCCTACCCGGCAGAGACGACGATAACAGCAGAGTGTATCTGCCCATCGACGCCAAGTTTCCAATCGAAGATTATCATAAGCTGGTGGATGCATATGAAAGCGGAAATGTGGACAGCATCAGCATCTATCAAAAAGCGGTTGTCAATCGCATTAAAAGCAGTGCTAAAGACATCCGGGACAAATACATCAATCCCCCGGTCACTACAGATTTTGCCCTACTTTTCTTACCTTTCGAGAGTCTATATGCCGAAGTCCTGCGCATCCCCGGTCTCTTCGAACTGATTATGCGGGATTACTCTGTGATACTTTGCGGTCCCACCACCATTTCCGCTCTGCTGAACAGTCTGCAAGTGGGCTTCAAAACCCTGGCCATCCAAAAGAAAAGCAGCGAAGTGTGGAAGACCCTGGCAGAGGTCAAAAAGCAATTTGGGCTCTTTGGAGAGGTCTTGGATAAAACCCGCAAAAAGATCGATGAAGCCGGTCGTGAACTGGATAACGCCAGCCATCGCAGCCGCCAGATCGTGAAGAAACTGCGCAACGTGGAAGAATTGCCCGAAAGCAGCAAGCCAGCTTTGAGCGAGCTTGTATATGATGTCGATGATGAGGACGAAGCCTAA